The nucleotide sequence ACTTCAGTTATTTATAAGTTCCAAAAGACAAAATAATAAGGTTGATGCTTTATtacttaataataataaagaaaaatatttggaTATTTGCAGGCTAATTAGCAATAAAAGTCTCACTGTTTCCTTCATTAAAAACAAGTGCCAAGTCCCAAAATATGAACTGGCTGAAACTAATCCTAAAAGAGATTGTCTAGGACCTAGATGCTAGTATGCACCAAGTGTTAGAAATGTCTATAAAATGGTTATATTTACAGAGAAGTTTGGTAAATAAGAAACTAGTTTGACAGTATCATGTGAGTATTGTATTAAACTCCAAAAACTATCAATATCATCTATTCTTTAAAAATTGTGGGCATTATCAATAAACTGAATCTCATATGGACTACAAGGCTGCAGTGCATAAGCACAGCCCCAAAGTTCCCATCACTGAAATTACATATTGCCACTGACACTTACTGGCTTGCAGTTTTGTTTCCCATTTATGATTGTGGGCAATGTAGCAGAATATGTATATAGTTGTATCAACTGCTCCAGCTTAATGTGATCATACATCAATAACTACATAAATGTATAAACCACCAAAAAGATTTAAAGTATAACAGGATATTTCAAACATATTTAAGGAAAGGTTGGATATAAAGCTACCTCCTCTGAATCGATAAGCCGCCAATGGCCATCTTTGGATTCAAAAAAGATTCTCCCAGAGCCAGGATCATTTGGTGAAGAAGATGTTGAAAATTGCCAATACCGATTTCGCCTGCGGTCTTGACCTAGGGGTAATGATCGGTAAACATAAAGTTGCTCTGCCTTGTGACCAATAAATGCTTTTAATTGGGAACGTGACTTTTCAGTAGCATATACATGCTGGTGAACTGGATGAACATCCGCAGTTGTAAGTTCATGTCCTATAGACGTGTTACCAAAATTAACCCGATTCGGTTCAAAAAACAGCTCATTGCTGATGGCTTCTAGATTACCATCATTACCCTTATCAACATTGTCTAGTGCCATTTGACTTCCCACTCTTGCACCATTACTTACAGCTGCCTCAGCTTTATTTATACTGAAGGCAGTACCTTGTAATCTGCCAGGACACTCTTCTTTAAAACGCCTTTTATCAAGTTGTGCCTCTGCCCACATTTGTTTTTTGAGAGCACTTGCAGCTTCCAAACGTTCCTGTAAGTCCTTGAGTCAATTACCTAATGACAAAACAGAAGGAAACAAAAGGGAAAAGACATTATTATCTCATTAATACCTCAAGAACTATTCGTATAGAGTTTCCTTCAACAGCCACTCCTACCAAAGCAACAAGAGCATGCAAGCGTTCTTCAACACTCAGTTCAGAATAATCGCCTTCTGACAATCCCTGAACCCATGGTTCACCAAAGTTGCTTTCATCAATTTCTGTGTCCTCCATACCAAGGTTACTTGCTTCAATGTAATTTGAGTTGCCATCTGGAAGATGGGAAACACCTGAAGTGCTTACTGTTTTTGATTTCTCCGAAGGCATTTTAGGACCTTTTTCCACAATACCAAAGCTAGTACATGCAGTTACTCCATTCTCTCCCCCTTCTTCCTGACATGACAAAGTCAATGTCATAGAATCTTTTAACTCGCTTGCAAAAGGATCATTCTTATCCAGCTTTGCATCAATGCAAGCATCATCAACTTCAGGATCATCAGCAGCATCACCTTCCGAATCTTCATCTCTTTCAGCTTCATCTACATCTTCTGTATCCTTTTCAGCTTCCTCAGAGTCTGAAAGTGCACTTAGAAATACTTGTATCTTTTCCCGAGCAGCAGATAATACAGCATCTGCATCAGCAGGATCCTTCCTGTAAGGTGATCTTACACAATATGTTGAAGGAGCAGTTCTCTCAAAAAGTTTTGTGTCTCGCGATAATGCTGCAGCAATAGATGCCTCTGGTGTCTTGCTTGTGGTTAGGTCCCGTAGTCCAGAATTCTGATAATGTGGCAAAAAATACAGGTTAACCAAATCAAGAACAAGCAAACAATCTTACAAAAGACATTTACCTGAATCTTGTCTGCAACTTCTAGTATAGTAAGGCCATTGCTTCCCTCGAGAGAAAGAACATGAAAAGCAGCAAATTTGACTGTTCCAGGAGTCAAACGATGCCTAGATCCACGACGATGAGTATAGCCCCTTTCTTTCATCAAAGCGAAAGCATTTTCAGCCGCCAAACCATTCCGTAAATTGGAAATAATGTCCTTGCCATTGTTACCCTGGGTAGAAATTGCTTAAGAATTTTACTTAGTAACACCATATATTAGCTTTTTGATAAGTAAATACTCTAACGAAAACCAAAACATGAGCTTAATACTTGAACTAGCAAGATTCAACATTTCATAGAAATAAATGCTGCAGAAACTGTGAAGGTTTCAAGAGGCACAAGGTTCACCAAATAGCTAAATGTTCTAATAGTACTCCCAATTGGTTAtacattatacaatcagaaccgaAATCAGCACAAGAGAACTATCCACATATCTAAAAATGCTCCAAGCAGAGGCACAATACCCTCACCTGTTATAGTTTGCAGTTAGTTCGACAATAAAAACAACCACTTTCACATGTAAGACGTGCAAAAGTGAGATGTTCAACCCTGAAATTCAATCTTTAAGACAAAGCAAGTCTGATAGTTATCCTTATTTTctattatattttcatattatTATCTTTTACTTCCTCTCGTTTTTTCTTCCGCCATTCtcgaattatataaaaaaaaacttcCTCTATTTGTTACGAACTTATCATCAGATTTGGTATTTGAACTTCTACCCCACATCACTATCCTTATACACCATCATAAAGGTTGAGAGGCCAACAACTAACGACACAAGTTTAAACATTTTATGCCACATGATTAGATATCCATTTTAGGTTGGCGAACCTATTAGGTTGCATCATGACACAAAAAAGTTCCACATATACTGAGATCATTGGCATCTAGTGATTTAAAGAAGATGATAAAAGATTTGGCAGCTTTTCCATTAGCTTTTTTCTTCAAAGAAACAAATAAATAACCTAACCTCTTTATTAGAAATATTAACCTAATGACTGCCGGCTGTGAAGTGAGACTATTTCAGTTATAGCTACTGTGCCCCAAGAGCAGCTCAAGATGGATGCAACCAATTGCATCACGACATACAGCTTGCTGCACTAGCCACAATGCAAGCCACCTCAAGCAGGATTTGTCATCAAGAATGGCATCAGGATGACTGGCTGCCACAGGCAGGTAAAAGGACAGaaggaaataaaagaagaaagtcAAGTTTACATTCAAACTTCATTCCTACTCATAGGCCCTCTAAAGCAGTAAAAACCATTCAAAAAGGAAAAAGTACTTGAGCTCCTAGCTGATAAGCCTATCATGACCATTTGATTTATTAAAAACACAaaaaagaattatgactttaatagggaacatcttaagaaactctTCAATTTACTACTGAACATGCTTCAACTGTCTGGACTTAAGTAAACAATTATTAAGTTCTTCACCATGCCGAATCTCATTAATGTCATGTATATGTGCAATTCCTTATTTTCATCATCAACAGTCAAGCCTCCCCAATCAAAACGAGATCAGCATCAACTAGGCCTATAAGTCATATATGTGTAAGTTCCTATTCTATAATTTCCAAATAATAATCTTGGCATATAGGATTTGGGCTATTCATAAATGTGCATGTACACCAAATGATTACAGATTATAGATACCATAATGGATATCTTAATGTCCAACTAGGGTATAAAAGGTGACCAAAAGTTTCTTTTATATGAACATCGTAACGCTAGTTAAACATAACTGATGACTCACGTAAAAGGTCAAAAAAACAAATGTTACAAAAGGAAATGTCATGGCAACAGTCAGACTATCTTCGTAAAAGGTCTGCAGAAAGAGGAAAGTTTATATGGGTGtagcttttctttttttaaaagttTTTGCAGAAAACTAGGTACCTCATTCTCATCCCGAGAATATACACGGTCCACATTTCTCTTCTTCAATTGTGGCCCAAATCCAGCAGCCAATGCAAATTGTCGCAGTATCTCAGGCCATGTCAAATAATTCAAATGCCGTTGCCAACCACGAATGTTAAAGCCCCATGCATATGCCTAAAAAACAAAAGCATAATAATGGGAATATGAGATGAATAACATTAACCAGAAAGCAGCAATCAAGAAAGTATGAAGTTGACGAAAGGGAGTATCAACCCCCTCAACATTAACCAGAAAGCACTAATCAAGAAAGTATGAAGCTTAGGAAAGGGAGTACAAACCCCCTCGATAATCTGTGGATGGCCACCTCCTGGATTAACAGTGCTACTTTGGCTAGCCCCGAGTGTGCTAGCAGGAGTCCTTGCAACATCCTCAATGTCCTTAATAATGGATTTAAGTAGAGCAACATGCACTTCTCCCAGAAGTCTTGAATCCTGTGAAAGCTTTTTATTAGATCATCAACACAACAGAAAAGGTAAAGCTGCTTCTAATGGTCCCTTGTGACCAGTAATGCAGAAATCTGCAGCATAGTTGTACCCATATGAatgatttttaaattcattattgGACTTCCATGATTTACAGCCCACATGGTAAATGCAAATTTATTGACCAAATCATTTTACATAGCTCCTCATGTTTCTGGTCCTAGTGAGGCAGACCAATGAAATTACCACATTATTCACCACTCCAAGAGGCAAAAAAATATGAGTTATTGCCATATCAAGTATCAACAATAGGCTTTAGCATACTCCAAATATTCTGGTTCGTAAAGACTAACTTCCTTCAAGTAATATGTAGAGCACATGCAAGATTCAAATAAGGCAGGCATGAAGAGTCCTAAGGTAACTGAGGTCAGATTCTGTAAAGAAACTTCAATCACTAAAAAGTTGGTTTTAGGGAAAGAGAATGGCCCTAACCAGCCAGAATAATTTATCCAAGGCCTAAAGTTTGGAGACAAAAGAAAATGAGAAATAAGTTCAAATTGGTCTCTGATTACAGCATATTAATTGTGGTCTGGAATCTGGATAACACCCACCAAATAATTCCGGTATTCATAAAGCATGAGATGCTCACATTCAAAAAAGTAAAGCAAGATTCAGAGATCACTCACGTAATCATGGAGAGACTGCACAAACTCATCAAGAGTGAATGGCCAAAGGCCAAGCACGTCAGCAAAGGTAATTAGAAACTTCCAAACCTGAAATTCCAACCAATTTGCATATTATTGATGTGTTAGGGAAATTCCAATGATATTACCATAGCAGCGACTGAATATATATAATGGGAATTTGCGAGCACATAGCttcagaaaaataaaaactattttgataagTAAAACACACCATCATTTTTTTTAGAAAGTTGGACTTTTGACTGATAAAAGGTACTTGCTATTTGTTAGTTAAGAAATCTAAgacgaaagtgagacatgcacatGAAATATATGACAAAATAGCATGATTATGGAAATTTAATCAATTCTAAACatgaaaagattaaaaaatgCACCATAAGAAGGTTTGCTATCTTCTCATCAGAATCAGCCCAAGGCTGAATTGCAAAAGGCTTTTTTAGTCCTACAGAAATTGGCGGAAATGCAGTCAGCATACCTGCAGTGGAAACAGACAAAACTTAGCTTACACTCCATTATAGTAAACAGTGAAACTAATATGACCGACATCTATGAATACATCAGAGCATTGAATCGTTGAAATGTTGTATACTCAGTCATATAAAACAGTTGCCAACAAAGTCAGAAGGAATCATATCATGCAGATTTCTAGAACTAAGCTGAATAAAGTGAAGAGAACTGTACTTCTGAATGAATCGAGTTGTTGCAAAGTTTCATTTTCGAGAGCaaatattgaggaaaatcctttattTGCTGCAGCCAACTCCATTAACTCCAAGCGCTCATCCTCAATAAGCTCCATATATTCCTTTGCGATTCTACGGGCAGTAGCCCTCTCAGTAGCAGCTTTCAGTCTTGCTGCCTCCTTGTCTCGTCTCAGTTCTTCTTTCTGCCTCAGCTTCTCAGCCTGAACTCATTCAAGAAAATGTTAACAAAGTATTTGAAGAACCAGGTGTAGAACAATACTTCCGGAACCTACCCTACGAGATTCCTTCAGCAGGAACTTCTCCCTACGCTCATTTTCACGCCTTTGTTCACGTTGAAACCTCTCTTCCTCTCGCTGTTTTTCACGCATCATccgctcttcttcctttcttctttcaCGATCATGTCTCTCAATTTCCCTCTGCATTTGTTCTTCTCTCTGAAGATTGACAATTTGTTTCAGTACTGGATATTGAACGCGCAACGACAAACTCTGAACAAAAGGTACCTTTCGCCTCAGGTTATCTTGTTTCTCAAGCTCTTTCCGAATCCGTTTCTGATGGGCTTCCTCCTCCTTAGCAGTCCTTGCTTCATCACTCTACATATGGTAAAAATAGTTCATGACAACACTTATCCCAAGAAAATCAGATACACAACTGCACTATATTACACGATTGTAAGTACCTTACGTTTCCTCCCCAACCAAGAAATATTTTCATCACGGGAAGTCCTATCAGATGATATATGTGGGTTTTCTAATCCTACAacctgattggtatgaaactgagTATCACTTGCAGGAGACGGAATGGAGTCACTACATGCAGCACTGCCATATTCCATCAGGTCAGAAGGAATTTTTTGTTTCCTGCTTTGTTGGGACCTGAGGCTGGCACCAGACATTTGACCTTGGAAGGTATAACTTGGTGCCTCCTGATCATTTACATGCAAATTCTTTCCACCTAATGGTACAGATGTCACCCCGTTATTAGGCACATCTATTGAAGAGTCATAATAGTGAGATTGAGATGCCATGTCATATGCCTCTGAGCGGGCACTTGGCTGCTCAGGGAGAAACCGATATTCAGGAAGAGGTCTAGGACCCATATGCAGATGGACGGTATGAGAACCCCCATTTGCTGGTTTCCTCTTCCCTTTAGATGAACTTGTTGAGAAATGTTCAATGCCAGAGGGAAAACTTGATGCCTGCAAGGTAGAAACAGTCAAAAGAAATAtacaaataaaatcatatgacatAAAGCACAAATCAAACTCATAATCCAACTATAGCAGTCAATTTCCAGCAGAACTTTCATCAGGAAACTCTAAGAGACAATAGACCTTTGTTGTCTTTATGTCATGTCTCCCACACACAGTGCCATCATAGGGCCAGACAGGCTGCTTCTGTTGTGCCGATATTTctgttaaaatattaaaaaataaataagtagGAGAATGGAGGAAAATTTTGATATGTGGGCAAAGTAACTGCAGCCACACATAGCTCCCAGTACAAGGACCACCTAGTAAAGAAAAAGTAgcaaagagagaagagaagattAAATCTGGAAAGATAATTCCAATTATTTTAATAACTGATTAAGCTATTGGAATGTAAATTCATTACTTGGAAAACTCATGCACATAATATTTTCTATAACTGAAACCTGTAAGAAAAATAATGAACCTAGCTTTTAATACAAATAAAAACCTGAACCAAGAAATCTACTAGGTAATGACCATTGTTTCATTAGACAGAATGATCTTCAATAAACAACTAAGGCACCATTTGATCTTCACAATCTCATATCAAGAGAAAAGTTAATTCTATCAATCAACAGCAAAATGAAAACCAGCATCAAAGCCACGATAAATAAAACATACAAGTCTCAAATAGAGACCAGGAACATGCAAACCACCAAATCCCACTACTTTAAATGCATACTATCAGATTGGTGAGGCAAGAATGAACCAGCAAAACAACATGATGGCATGATGACAGAGACGAGTGACACACTACTTATGTCTGATATACTACACCCGAGAAAGGGCTAAGGTCTGGATAAAATATCAGAGCTTACTCCACAAAATAGGGTGAAAACCATAATAGAAAGAATTTGAATAACCCAAGTTTgttcaagacaaaaaaaaaaaaaaaagatctaccCAGAAAAGCTCAGCATAATCAAATTCCATATGATAAGTCTTTTTATCCATCATTTGTCTACAATTGCACATTCTCTGGCACAATAGCTCACCTCAATGTCACTTTCCTAAACTTATATCCATGTTAACCTGTTCTATAACTACCCAGAGCTTTTTTACATATGCATATGCTAACTAAATTTCCTCTCGTACACAGATACACTTCAGCTTCAGTTAGTCAAACTTGTACTCTTACTCCGACATAGAAATTCCAACCTACCAGTTTTTGTGTTATCAAATGTTAATATTGACAAATGAATCTCTTGCTTGCACATAAAACATTCTTACAACCCCCTTAATTACCTTAATCTTTAAAACACATCATCTTGCTCAACAGCATTTGACAATAATGCAATATATGCAATTCCCATAAAACAGACAATATCTGCATTGTGATGTAGATGACCTTATGTTTTAAATGTAGAAGCATCTAAAGGATTAGAAATACAAGGTTATAGGCTATTGTATAATGACCAAACAACAAGGTCATGCTCATATTGTGATATGACCACCAACAGCAAAAGCATCGTTCTAGTTTTACAATCTCTAATATCCAAAGTAAAACAAAGATTCAGTCATCAACTAATGCCAATcacatatcttttcttttttttcccactAAGACTGTGATGTGCACAAATTACTGTCTTCCAAGCTAGAAAGACTTCCACAAGCTACATTAGCATGCACTACAACTACTAGTATTAATAAACAGAAACTGTCATCATATTTCTTATATGCTAAATTCTAAATGTCAGCCAATTGCAATTGACAATTGCACCAACAAAACCTAATCTACTGAAAGATCAATAACTCAACTAACAAAAAGGAAACCCAACAAGGAACTACTTGAAATTGGAGCAACTCTAGACAGCAAAGCAACATATGTAAAACTAGCATGCCGGTTGCAATACCAAGTTAGGATGTACTATGCACCAACAAGATAGCATGGCCATAGCAgaagatgaatatttggtatcacacTGTAATGATACCTATTGGGGCTCCGAAAGCACCAGGCGGCAGCGGATCAAACTCGACACCAAGGCCAGGCCCATCCTGCCGCAGCGGCTCGCCAAGCTGTGCTTCCACCGATGCTAGTATCCTGAGCTCCGCCATGGTCAGGCGGTTGAGGTGGGTTGGCGGAGGCGGCAACACAGGATCGTAATACTGCCTCCCGACGGCTGACATATCTGCACCAGTCCTTGAGACGACCGCCGCTGCCCTTGAAACTGCCCTCCTGGACTCCACGCTGCTACCATAGGGGCTGGAGCTCAACCCGACGCCTCCCGACTCCGAGGACGGCATATCATTCTGAGGAGGCAGCACCGGTGGCGGTGGCGTCAACGGCAAGGATTCCTCGTCCCTCCGCTGCCTTCTCGTCGGCGGCAACTTCCGGTCCTTGAGCCTCCGATGGCAGAACCACATCTGTAGCTGCCGATCCGAGAGACCGGTCTTCACCGACATCTCAGCCCGCAGCGTCTCCGACGGATGCGTGTCCACTGATCAAAAACAAGAATCGCAACAAAAGAACCCCAAATCAACACCAATCGAGACCGATCAAACGATGGGAACCCTAATAGTAACAAATCGAGATCAACAAACCAGCATAGGCCTTCTCAAGAATCTCCAATTGGTAGGGGGTCTTCATCTTGCGCTTGGGCGGCTTGTCTCCGCTTTCCGGCGTCGGCTTCTCCTGATCTCCCCCCCCGGCCTCCATCCCCTAACCCTAGATCGGTAACAAGATTTCCCCCCCGGCGAGGCGAACAACAACGACAACAAAAAATAGAACTAATTCGTCCTGCCTCGCATTAATTtatagcacgcgaaaagggcgaacacGGCGTGGCAAAAccgatgaaaaaaaagaaaaagcaatcgCGAAAAGGAAATCACGAAGCGATGTAGGGTGAGATCGCAGAGAGAATAATACGAAGAATACCAAATAGGAGGAGTCGCAAGAAACGATCCAACAAAGAGGGGAAAGAAAGAGGGACGGATGAGAGAAGGAATAAGAAGAGAAAAATAACACCAGTGAGTattgaggggaggggaggggaggggaggggaggggaggagaaCGAAAATGGGAAAGAGATTGGGGGAATTGGGAGAAATAAGAATAAGATGGGGTTTGATTTGGGAGTATCGTTGAACAGATCGAACAAACGATCCATGTCATGCAGCGATCTCGtggtgcaacaacaacaacagcaacaacaggGCGTTTCCATGAGGGGGGTGTATTGGGCTGGATAAAGGGTGTTCTTTGGCTTTTGGATTCCCCCTCGTTCCTTTTGGGTTTGTGGGAAGGAGTGCGATCGAAGACCGGGGGGCGACGGTAAGGTCGATTTGGGTTCGACTTTTGTTCTTCGTGCACTCCTCCTTTGTGGCGCTCCTTTCTTGTTCCTGCCCTCGAAACCGTTTCTTTTCAGGGGCGTGTTTTTTTTCTGGGTGGTGTGTCTGTCGTGTGTGCGGCTTCGCGTACCCGTTGGAGTGTGAGACGGGTGGGACCGGGTACGGGCTGGGGCCCGCCTCATCTTCCGGTGGGAGCCCTGTGATGGAATAAATATAGAGCTATTTGATGTCCACGTTCTTACCCTTCCCAATCGGTTTGATGGTTCGTCGACTTTAGATCGAATCGTTTGACTTTTGAAATCGGAACCAGTAATCGGTGATTTCAGATTTCttcattaaaagaaaattatcaaGACTACTTTCATCGATAGTTTGAGACTATTTAATCCTAACGGTCCAACAATCGACATTTAAAGGCACAAATGATCAGCTTACGGTTTATCCCCTTCtcccattaatatatttttaattattttggtaCATAAAATCTATATATTCCTATTTGGAAATAATTAGTTTTGCAAAATATTACGCAGGTTCTTCtacaatttattatttatatgacTTTtcactaaaaatatattaaattgactctaatatattataaattctccgatctctctctctctcttgatcgttctttttttttttcggtctgtaatggatcattttaccctttgttgtgccactgttcagagcttgtaaagtctgtttgtaatttgcattgtttacgaagtgtttttcggagatgtttgcttgtgaatccgattgaggcgttctctctaatccgttttctcttttggtggtcctaagggacaatgggaggcttcggggaggttgacatttgcggacggacccgcacgacttaggtaaaaccagctaagtccgtgacagatggtattctCATTAGTTTATTTGGTGGATACATtgctaaataattaaaataaattgaaTTTAAATCATAGGATCGAAGAAGATTGCTTTGCGAACGTACTGGTTTGACGAAAAACAATGTGGCGAGGCACATCGGACAACCATCCTAATCCTATTCAATACTGTGGTGTGACGTTTCATATGATGTGTGTTATGGTGTAGCCATCATAGGGCATGGAAATATGAAATGAACTTTGTACTGTGCACATAACATAGGTATAGATGGACCCCGGAAGGTACGTACGTAAGTAAGAGTGAAGAAATAGAATAAATGTCaaaaaatatgaaatgaagaaatgAAAAGGGATTGAATTTTATTTGTACTGTGAGATGCATTCTGTCTATTATATTGATAAATATGATAACGAGAGgacttgtttatatatatatatatatatatatatatgaatttcaaCTCTATAACTTAATAATGAATTTCAAACTTTATAATAATGTttacaagattttttttctttaagtttGTATAGAGTAAGATaggatgacttatttttaatccaACTAATATGTTTAAGCTCGTAGCTATAAATTATTGATATTGGAAGTTAATACAGTAATTAATCACAATCAACTTGGACTCGACAAGTTAATCCGATAAAAAGGATAACGTGCCAATTACATAGATATATCACGTCACTATAACATATAAAGTAAAAGGCTTTAATATTTATTTGCTAAAATTCCGTTTGCTACTTATCTTTTGGGCAACAAAAAGAACACTTGTCTTTTGGGCTTTAATATTTAGTATTTATAACGATCGTTATAAATACTTTAAAGGAAGACTTGtttattatgcatattttaatgtcAAAGTCTATATAAGTTAATAatgaatttagatttttttttatacctGATAAGATATATTTAAATTACGAGACACGTCACAACCGATGCCACGCCGCGCTACAGCCAAGTTAGTAGGGGAAGCACCCCCATGCGTCAAGTTAGAACCCGTACGAAGACATGGTTTGGTATGTCTCATCCTAGAAACTCAGGACGACGCCGTTTGGCGCCATTCCGCGCGTCCCAAGACGACGGCCGCACAACAATACTgtctcatccctcgaggatcggTCGTCATGCTAAATCCGCGTACGatcgaccctcgtacagtagtataaaaacctCGACTAGTATCGGACCAGGGGGAGAGAAAAAATAATTACTGACTTGCTCATTGGAGGGACCAAAGTTGGGAATCATTCGACGAAGAtcatttttgcaggaaagcgATCACCCTCGAGCTGCGAGCGTCTCAACCTGAAA is from Musa acuminata AAA Group cultivar baxijiao chromosome BXJ1-6, Cavendish_Baxijiao_AAA, whole genome shotgun sequence and encodes:
- the LOC135676900 gene encoding homeobox-DDT domain protein RLT2-like — protein: MEAGGGDQEKPTPESGDKPPKRKMKTPYQLEILEKAYAVDTHPSETLRAEMSVKTGLSDRQLQMWFCHRRLKDRKLPPTRRQRRDEESLPLTPPPPVLPPQNDMPSSESGGVGLSSSPYGSSVESRRAVSRAAAVVSRTGADMSAVGRQYYDPVLPPPPTHLNRLTMAELRILASVEAQLGEPLRQDGPGLGVEFDPLPPGAFGAPIEISAQQKQPVWPYDGTVCGRHDIKTTKASSFPSGIEHFSTSSSKGKRKPANGGSHTVHLHMGPRPLPEYRFLPEQPSARSEAYDMASQSHYYDSSIDVPNNGVTSVPLGGKNLHVNDQEAPSYTFQGQMSGASLRSQQSRKQKIPSDLMEYGSAACSDSIPSPASDTQFHTNQVVGLENPHISSDRTSRDENISWLGRKRKSDEARTAKEEEAHQKRIRKELEKQDNLRRKREEQMQREIERHDRERRKEEERMMREKQREEERFQREQRRENERREKFLLKESRRAEKLRQKEELRRDKEAARLKAATERATARRIAKEYMELIEDERLELMELAAANKGFSSIFALENETLQQLDSFRSMLTAFPPISVGLKKPFAIQPWADSDEKIANLLMVWKFLITFADVLGLWPFTLDEFVQSLHDYDSRLLGEVHVALLKSIIKDIEDVARTPASTLGASQSSTVNPGGGHPQIIEGAYAWGFNIRGWQRHLNYLTWPEILRQFALAAGFGPQLKKRNVDRVYSRDENEGNNGKDIISNLRNGLAAENAFALMKERGYTHRRGSRHRLTPGTVKFAAFHVLSLEGSNGLTILEVADKIQNSGLRDLTTSKTPEASIAAALSRDTKLFERTAPSTYCVRSPYRKDPADADAVLSAAREKIQVFLSALSDSEEAEKDTEDVDEAERDEDSEGDAADDPEVDDACIDAKLDKNDPFASELKDSMTLTLSCQEEGGENGVTACTSFGIVEKGPKMPSEKSKTVSTSGVSHLPDGNSNYIEASNLGMEDTEIDESNFGEPWVQGLSEGDYSELSVEERLHALVALVGVAVEGNSIRIVLEERLEAASALKKQMWAEAQLDKRRFKEECPGRLQGTAFSINKAEAAVSNGARVGSQMALDNVDKGNDGNLEAISNELFFEPNRVNFGNTSIGHELTTADVHPVHQHVYATEKSRSQLKAFIGHKAEQLYVYRSLPLGQDRRRNRYWQFSTSSSPNDPGSGRIFFESKDGHWRLIDSEEAFDALLAALDTRGIRESHLHSMLQRIESTFKEAIRRNKKFVSSDLVGDPVITGLTKTSSSPDCSMELDSPSSSLCGLASDALENSSSFRIELGQSKAEISAAVRRYQGLFRWMWKECYNPYQLCAMKYGKKRCSELLHTCDSCFQSFSAEERHCPSCHKTFKAFHNSDAIFSEHMPLCEQKRKSDPEWKLQVSDSSLSIGIRLLKAQLSMIEVSIPAEALQAFWTEGYRKSWGVKLQSSSSAEELFQILTLLEGAIKRGVLSTTFETTAELLSSANPGVAADNNTAHSGSVPVLPWVPSTSAAVALRLLDLDSSISYMLHPKLESHKGKEGDYITLPSCYVVVHDKQEVESMGTPDQVDHQNEGRWLHLGRGGRGRSSRGRRGRGRGRGGRRLIGSGNSSRTELRTENNCSFEKATRKYTRRGRTRGQGHSRGRRTVRPRQRSENRVATIDKRSRLGSFVTASSSSKQCRIEASPESSDGEQWGIGETEKTYVEDDDSRPCLESGENGQASGEDYDDQAVVSSDRDECDADKPQGLVDDETEDDLGDMEGDEEGEADDDYHDGNDLNTYMDDEDVEIGDNADDVGDAEGNGDEDDDVAWSASSEYSD